The following are from one region of the Halarcobacter sp. genome:
- a CDS encoding methylated-DNA--[protein]-cysteine S-methyltransferase, which yields MKDSLSLENENYKKIEKVIRYIDENFKEQPTIDEISEYIGMSKYHLIRVFKEYVGVTPIQFLQSVTLNYAKEHLKESKSILDSSLDIGLSSTSRLHDLFVNIIGVTPKEYKELGKNVDITYGYGSTPFGEALIGFTKRGVSYLGFIDDNKETIFKRFKEIWAKANLINDDEKAKEYLDKIFVKKEKFDLYVKGTNFQINIWKALLNIPSGTIASYQDIANSINKPKAARAVASAIGSNHIGFLIPCHRVLAKSGAMSGYRWGIERKKILVAYEAMKSKDS from the coding sequence ATGAAAGATAGCTTATCTTTAGAAAATGAAAACTATAAAAAAATTGAAAAAGTAATAAGATATATCGACGAAAACTTTAAAGAGCAACCTACAATAGATGAAATCTCAGAATATATTGGAATGAGTAAATATCATCTTATAAGAGTATTCAAAGAGTATGTGGGAGTAACTCCAATACAATTTCTACAATCAGTTACACTAAACTACGCAAAAGAACATTTAAAAGAATCAAAATCAATATTAGACAGCTCATTAGATATTGGATTATCAAGTACAAGCAGACTTCATGATTTATTTGTAAATATTATTGGAGTAACACCAAAAGAGTATAAAGAACTAGGAAAAAATGTAGATATCACCTATGGATATGGTTCTACACCTTTTGGGGAAGCTTTAATTGGTTTTACAAAAAGAGGTGTAAGTTATTTAGGCTTTATAGATGACAATAAAGAAACAATATTTAAAAGATTTAAAGAGATTTGGGCAAAAGCAAATCTAATAAATGATGATGAAAAAGCAAAAGAGTATCTTGATAAAATTTTTGTAAAAAAAGAGAAGTTTGATCTTTATGTAAAAGGGACGAATTTTCAAATAAATATTTGGAAAGCTTTACTAAATATCCCAAGTGGAACAATAGCTAGTTACCAAGATATTGCAAATAGTATAAACAAACCTAAAGCAGCCAGAGCAGTTGCAAGTGCAATTGGCTCAAATCACATAGGATTTTTAATTCCTTGTCATAGAGTGTTGGCAAAATCTGGTGCTATGAGTGGTTATAGATGGGGAATAGAAAGAAAGAAAATCTTAGTTGCCTATGAAGCAATGAAGAGCAAAGACTCTTAA